One Pseudophryne corroboree isolate aPseCor3 chromosome 8 unlocalized genomic scaffold, aPseCor3.hap2 SUPER_8_unloc_7, whole genome shotgun sequence genomic window carries:
- the LOC134987324 gene encoding uncharacterized protein LOC134987324 — protein sequence MARISRKNLMYVSVLLTVTFILGFLNTDPLYPPLDHWRPPCTCCDRRLTTDTITPLRDNRTFIIAPYFEHRIHNKRAVRILSIIHHKEVKELYCWFCCTVKKSVEVSKAQIDILSNRFGFPYGATNLICMEPPGCHAKYLSVHTSPTGNMTQLPLFRIQNQDMRPFSTNFTVCISTMFGNYSNVLQFIQTMEMYRILGAPQVMIYLNNCSPQVGKVIQYYIAEGIVEVIPWPIDKYLRPARAWHYSMEAKDIGYYGQVTTLNDCIYRNMYRSKFVLLIDLDEIILPIKHQTWDSLMESLQQQNPGVGVFLFESHNFPQTITTDGNFSNISSWKSLPGSNILQYVHREANRSYDFNPWKMIVDPRKVIQTCVHNVIRSTGGSKKVSVKTALLYHCRESRKNLPKITLIEDRTIWRYNASLIRNVNKVLSQVDLQK from the coding sequence ATGGCCAGAATCTCAAGGAAGAACCTAATGTATGTGTCTGTCTTACTGACTGTCACCTTTATCCTGGGATTTTTAAATACTGACCCTTTGTACCCTCCGTTGGATCACTGGAGACCTCCGTGTACCTGCTGTGATCGTAGACTGACCACTGATACTATTACACCACTGCGAGACAACCGGACATTTATCATAGCTCCATATTTTGAACATCGAATACACAATAAACGCGCAGTCCGTATCCTCAGCATTATCCACCATAAAGAGGTAAAGGAGCTATACTGCTGGTTTTGTTGTACCGTAAAGAAATCTGTGGAGGTTTCCAAGGCCCAGATAGACATACTCAGTAATCGGTTCGGTTTTCCCTACGGCGCAACAAACCTGATCTGTATGGAACCACCAGGCTGCCATGCCAAGTACCTATCTGTCCATACGTCTCCTACAGGAAACATGACACAATTACCCCTGTTCCGAATACAAAATCAGGACATGAGACCATTTTCCACCAACTTCACGGTCTGCATTTCCACCATGTTTGGGAATTACAGTAACGTCTTACAGTTCATACAGACCATGGAGATGTACCGGATACTGGGGGCTCCACAGGTCATGATCTACCTTAATAACTGCAGCCCACAGGTGGGAAAAGTCATTCAGTACTACATTGCGGAAGGTATTGTAGAGGTGATACCATGGCCAATTGACAAATACCTGAGACCGGCTCGAGCATGGCACTATTCTATGGAAGCCAAGGATATTGGGTATTATGGTCAAGTGACAACACTCAATGACTGCATCTATCGGAACATGTACCGGAGTAAGTTTGTTCTGCTTATTGATCTTGATGAAATAATTCTGCCAATCAAACACCAGACATGGGACAGCCTGATGGAAAGTCTCCAGCAGCAGAACCCGGGAGTTGGGGTTTTCCTTTTTGAAAGTCACAATTTTCCACAAACCATCACCACTGACGGAAACTTCTCCAACATTTCATCTTGGAAGAGTTTACCGGGATCCAATATACTGCAGTATGTTCACCGTGAGGCAAACAGATCGTACGATTTCAATCCTTGGAAAATGATTGTGGATCCGAGGAAGGTCATTCAAACATGTGTACACAATGTTATAAGATCTACAGGAGGTTCTAAAAAAGTCTCGGTGAAGACAGCCCTGCTTTACCATTGTA